The Candidatus Omnitrophota bacterium genome contains the following window.
TTCGTATTTTTAACGCTGCCTCAATATCAAATTTGCGAGCAAATTTGGACCTTATCAGTTCACGAGTATAACATTATCATATGAATCATTTAAAATTTAGATATTGGCTTATAATTATATCAATAGGCGCAGCTGTGCTCTCCCTTGGCGGATGCGCGACGCAAGGGCCTCATTTAAAAGTGGAACCGTCCCTGCTGAAGGACGCTAAGAATTTCGGCGGTATTCAGTATGTGCCGCTGGTGAAGGTATGCGATACATACGGATTGGAATGTAAATGGGATAGCGTGATAAAGAAGGCTGTGATAAAAAATAGGGCAAACGAGATCGCCCTTATGGCCGGCAGCGACAGGATACTGGTAAATGATACGGAGAAGAAACTTGATAACCCTGTGGTATTTAACTCCGGAGCCCTCTTTGTGCCTGTATCGTTCGTCAGGAATAACCTTGGCGCGGTCATCGGGAGCCGTGTTGTAGAAAAAGCGCCGCAAATAGAGGCGCCCAAGAGGGTCACGATAAAGACGGTGGTGCTGGATCCCGGGCACGGCGGGCATGATGCCGGCGCGATCGGCAAGAGGCTCAGGCTCTGCGAGAAACATGTAGCGCTGTCGGTGGCTAAGAAGGTGAGGGATATCCTGCAGGAGTCCGGAATCAAAGTGATAATGACGCGCAGCAACGATACATTTATCCCGCTCCCAAAGCGCGCGGAAATGGCGAATCGCAGCAGAGCCGACCTGTTTGTCTCGATCCATATAAACGCGTCGCGCTCGAGGGCGACGAAAGGGTTCGAATGTTATTTTTTGTCCAACGCTACGGATGACAATGCCCGCGCGCTCGAAGCCTTCGAAGACTCTTCCCTTAAGTTGGACGAAGGGGTGAGGGCCGAGCGTTCGAGGCAGTTGGACAAGACGCTGTGGGACATGGCGCTTACCGAGAACAGGCGCGAGTCGGCCGAACTTGCCGGATACATATGCGATTCTGTGGATAAGAGTGAAGCGCTGGAGAACAAGGGCACAAGGTCGGCAAGATTTTACGTCCTCAAATATACGCAGATGC
Protein-coding sequences here:
- a CDS encoding N-acetylmuramoyl-L-alanine amidase, which codes for MNHLKFRYWLIIISIGAAVLSLGGCATQGPHLKVEPSLLKDAKNFGGIQYVPLVKVCDTYGLECKWDSVIKKAVIKNRANEIALMAGSDRILVNDTEKKLDNPVVFNSGALFVPVSFVRNNLGAVIGSRVVEKAPQIEAPKRVTIKTVVLDPGHGGHDAGAIGKRLRLCEKHVALSVAKKVRDILQESGIKVIMTRSNDTFIPLPKRAEMANRSRADLFVSIHINASRSRATKGFECYFLSNATDDNARALEAFEDSSLKLDEGVRAERSRQLDKTLWDMALTENRRESAELAGYICDSVDKSEALENKGTRSARFYVLKYTQMPSVLVEAGYISNRYEELKLKEPKFQDRIADAVADGILRYKKEYERTEGFTKT